One genomic region from Candidatus Hydrogenedentota bacterium encodes:
- a CDS encoding 4Fe-4S dicluster domain-containing protein produces MTFFPPRTGYRLAILVFLEVCAVCLPPVVLRYALPALSPFLFLCTVMATQAVGLSLSALLALPMLGFVIWRRRGFCRYFCPVGWLVELCAKARPSADSTYSRVPQVGQWAALLTLGGAIASLPLFLLLDPLALFTGAAGAAHIAFPAQVACATGLAAVLILSLVFPLLWCKRLCPLGATQDLLAELNAALARRASSNASETAKPDLKLARRAFLGLGGGMAVSALAVRAPRAADEHRLRPPGAVAETRFAAVCIRCGNCVRSCPSNIIQPGLRPPSWALLLVPELHFDANYCLETCNACGLGCPTGAITALPLDEKNNWRIGLAQIQQTGCLLTEEKECSACALICPRKAIVEEFSRETYTTMVRVDAEQCNGCGACVAACPPRVIGVIPAALYGNARESGGEAQRLPDRAAGFDRAV; encoded by the coding sequence ATGACATTCTTCCCGCCGCGTACCGGCTACCGTCTCGCAATCCTGGTGTTTCTGGAGGTATGCGCCGTCTGTCTGCCTCCCGTTGTCCTGCGCTATGCGCTGCCGGCGCTCAGCCCGTTCCTGTTTCTGTGCACGGTCATGGCCACCCAGGCGGTGGGACTGTCATTGTCTGCCCTGTTGGCGCTCCCCATGCTGGGGTTCGTGATATGGCGCAGACGCGGATTCTGCCGCTATTTCTGCCCGGTGGGATGGCTCGTGGAGCTATGTGCCAAGGCCAGGCCCTCGGCGGACTCCACGTATTCGCGCGTCCCGCAAGTCGGTCAATGGGCCGCGCTACTCACTCTAGGCGGGGCCATCGCGTCGCTTCCCCTGTTTCTTCTGCTGGACCCGCTGGCGCTGTTCACGGGAGCAGCCGGCGCCGCGCATATCGCCTTCCCCGCACAAGTTGCCTGCGCGACAGGATTGGCCGCCGTGCTCATCCTGAGCCTCGTGTTTCCCCTGTTATGGTGCAAACGCTTGTGCCCGCTCGGCGCGACCCAGGATCTTCTGGCGGAACTTAACGCAGCGCTTGCGCGCCGCGCATCGTCCAACGCTTCCGAAACAGCGAAGCCGGACCTCAAACTCGCGCGCCGGGCGTTTCTTGGGCTGGGCGGCGGCATGGCGGTGTCGGCGCTGGCGGTTCGCGCGCCGCGCGCCGCGGATGAGCATCGCCTCCGTCCGCCCGGCGCGGTCGCCGAAACCCGCTTTGCGGCAGTATGCATCCGCTGCGGAAACTGTGTCCGCTCATGCCCGTCCAATATCATCCAGCCCGGCCTCCGGCCGCCGAGCTGGGCGTTGCTTCTGGTTCCCGAACTTCATTTCGACGCCAACTACTGTCTCGAAACCTGCAACGCTTGCGGGCTGGGCTGCCCCACCGGCGCCATTACCGCGCTTCCTCTCGATGAAAAGAACAACTGGCGGATCGGGCTCGCGCAAATCCAACAGACCGGCTGCCTTCTTACAGAGGAGAAGGAATGTTCCGCCTGTGCCCTGATTTGCCCGCGCAAGGCCATTGTCGAAGAGTTCTCGCGTGAGACCTACACCACAATGGTCCGCGTCGACGCGGAGCAATGCAACGGCTGCGGCGCCTGTGTGGCCGCATGCCCTCCACGGGTGATCGGGGTGATTCCGGCGGCCCTTTACGGAAATGCGCGAGAGAGCGGGGGCGAAGCCCAGCGCCTGCCGGACCGGGCGGCCGGGTTTGACCGCGCTGTCTAA
- a CDS encoding FAD-dependent oxidoreductase, translating into MKHLNRRDFIRALGLTSLAAAGFGRASSQPIHEGSMVVGKITASARGGAAFLEDGKVVQPRREIPVFRDTDVLVVGGGTAGVVSALAARRAGVNVTLVERYGCFGGLWTAGLVLIVLCTHIPGGGKRKKMVQGIGDEILGRINSLKYGAINYTPDGPHDATTDPEAAKYILAKMLREEGVDIVLHSWVTNAIMDGDAITGVLFESKAGCMAVRAKVVIDATGDGDVFDAAGAESIPHVHRIGLVHRLGNVPDGKAPEGLNLGDATPVPGVRWVNMQGPQGDCLDVQTLTTCELDAREAIWSKLKQIQDTPGYENVFLLDVASQLGVRASRTLVGTQELRLEDTLEQKPCPDVVGIGGTYSFLKDLACPIPYGTLVPKRIDNLLATGRCVAADNTMLNYTRLIAPCMLTGHAAGAAAALAVQENATPRNISVAALQGLLKKQGAYLG; encoded by the coding sequence ATGAAACACCTTAACCGCCGCGATTTCATCAGGGCATTGGGGCTTACATCGCTTGCCGCCGCCGGATTCGGCCGCGCATCTTCCCAACCCATTCACGAAGGCAGCATGGTTGTCGGCAAAATCACCGCGAGCGCCCGGGGAGGCGCGGCATTCCTTGAAGACGGCAAAGTGGTCCAGCCTCGCCGCGAGATTCCCGTGTTCCGCGACACGGATGTGCTGGTTGTGGGGGGCGGCACCGCCGGCGTTGTTTCGGCGCTCGCCGCACGGCGAGCCGGGGTCAACGTCACCCTTGTCGAACGCTACGGCTGTTTTGGCGGTTTGTGGACCGCCGGCCTCGTACTCATCGTGCTGTGCACACACATCCCCGGCGGCGGCAAGCGCAAGAAGATGGTCCAGGGCATCGGCGATGAAATCCTCGGCCGCATAAACAGTCTCAAATACGGCGCGATCAACTACACTCCTGACGGTCCGCACGACGCCACGACAGACCCCGAAGCCGCCAAGTACATTCTGGCCAAGATGCTCCGCGAAGAGGGGGTCGATATTGTCCTCCACAGTTGGGTCACCAACGCCATCATGGACGGCGACGCCATCACGGGCGTGCTTTTCGAAAGCAAAGCCGGTTGCATGGCGGTCCGGGCCAAAGTGGTCATCGACGCCACCGGCGACGGAGACGTGTTCGATGCCGCGGGCGCGGAGAGCATCCCTCATGTGCACCGGATCGGCCTCGTGCACCGTCTGGGCAACGTGCCGGACGGCAAGGCGCCGGAGGGACTCAACCTCGGCGACGCTACCCCGGTCCCCGGCGTGCGCTGGGTCAACATGCAGGGGCCTCAAGGCGACTGCCTCGACGTGCAGACCCTGACCACCTGCGAACTTGACGCCCGCGAGGCCATCTGGAGCAAGCTCAAGCAGATCCAGGACACGCCCGGCTACGAAAACGTCTTTCTGCTCGACGTCGCCTCCCAACTGGGCGTGCGTGCCTCGCGCACGCTGGTGGGCACGCAGGAGCTTCGGCTGGAAGACACGCTCGAACAGAAGCCGTGTCCTGACGTGGTGGGCATCGGGGGAACCTACTCATTCCTGAAAGACCTGGCATGCCCTATACCCTACGGAACCCTCGTGCCGAAGCGCATTGATAACCTGCTCGCCACGGGGCGGTGCGTAGCTGCCGACAACACCATGCTGAACTATACGCGTCTGATTGCCCCCTGCATGCTGACGGGGCACGCGGCGGGCGCGGCAGCCGCCCTCGCTGTCCAGGAAAACGCCACTCCGCGAAACATCTCCGTTGCGGCGCTTCAGGGATTGTTGAAGAAGCAGGGGGCGTATCTGGGATGA